A genomic segment from Spinacia oleracea cultivar Varoflay chromosome 3, BTI_SOV_V1, whole genome shotgun sequence encodes:
- the LOC110805625 gene encoding putative glucose-6-phosphate 1-epimerase: MSVNMIHDTDGLPKIILTEPMGSSTEVLLYGGQVVSWKNERREEMLFMSTKAIWKPPKAVRGGIPICFPQFGNFGSLERHGLARNRMWSLDSSPAPLVPATNNSTVDLILKSTEDDLKIWSQSFELRLRVSISSGKLTLIPRVRNTDNKSFSFMFALRNYLSISDISEVRIEGLETLDYLDNLMNRERYTEQADAITFDGEIDHVYLRTPSKIAIIDHEKKRTFVLRKDGMPDAAVWNPWDKKAKAMPDLGDEDYKSMLCVDSAAVESQIVLKPSEEWKGYQEISTVSSSYCSGQLDPRKVLYGFT; this comes from the exons ATGTCAGTGAATATGATTCATGATACTGATGGGTTACCAAAAATTATATTGACTGAGCCCATGGGATCATCTACTGAG GTCCTACTTTATGGTGGGCAGGTTGTTTCCTGGAAAAATGAACGAAGAGAAGAAATGCTTTTCATGAGCACCAAG GCCATTTGGAAGCCACCGAAAGCTGTTCGAGGAGGAATTCCCATCTGCTTTCCTCAG TTTGGAAATTTTGGCTCACTTGAGCGACATGGATTGGCAAGGAACAGGATGTGGTCATTAGATAGCTCTCCTGCACCTTTGGTTCCTGCAACTAATAATTCGACTGTAGATTTGATATTGAAGTCTACAGAAGATGATTTGAAGATATGGTCTCAGAG CTTTGAATTGAGGCTTCGGGTTTCTATTAGCTCTGGGAAGCTCACTTTGATTCCTCGTGTGAGAAATACAGACAACAAAAGCTTCTCTTTCATGTTCGCCCTGCGTAATTACCTGTCCATATCAGATATCAG TGAAGTGCGTATTGAAGGTTTGGAGACTCTAGATTACCTTGATAATTTAATGAATAGGGAGAGGTACACAGAGCAGGCAGATGCAATTACTTTCGATGGTGAG ATTGACCATGTATATCTGAGAACACCGTCTAAGATTGCTATTATAGATCATGAGAAGAAGCGCACCTTTGTTCTGCGTAAAGACGGCATGCCTGATGCAG CTGTTTGGAATCCTTGGGACAAAAAAGCAAAGGCTATGCCGGATTTGGGAGATGAAGATTATAAATCCATGCTCTGTGTTGATTCAGCTGCGGTTGAATCACAGATAGTCTTAAAACCTTCAGAAGAGTGGAAGGGCTATCAAGAAATCTCAACTGTATCTTCGAGTTATTGCAGTGGGCAGCTGGACCCTCGTAAAGTGCTATATGGCTTCACTTGA
- the LOC110805622 gene encoding uncharacterized protein yields MPRTKTANKREILQEDEEIQYPDSDIYEYDDDDDDDAYEDDEDEDVNVDEDEDEDVNADLDVEADEANVKPVGKGKKKPGVMEKKVKVKTEMLEIKAKGKKTRIKDEVDADVPVESDNDVQILDGGCSTSNMTNQCRPNALSAVMQKFTTNQIKAVSEIGLSWLLSLPMQTSKLDTTLFP; encoded by the exons ATGCCGAGAACTAAAACTGCTAATAAGAGGGAGATTTTACAAGAAGATGAGGAAATACAATATCCAGATTCAGATATTTATgaatatgatgatgatgatgacgatgatgcttatgaagatgatgaggatgaggatgttAATGTTGATGAGGACGAGGACGAGGATGTTAATGCTGATTTGGATGTTGAGGCTGATGAGGCTAATGTTAAACCGGTAGGCAAAGGGAAGAAGAAGCCGGGAGTCATGGAGAAGAAAGTAAAGGTCAAGACTGAGAtgcttgaaataaaagcaaaagggAAGAAGACAAGGATTAAGGATGAGGTGGATGCTGATGTTCCTGTTGAATCTGATAATGATGTCCAGAT CTTGGATGGGGGTTGCAGTACTTCAAACATGACTAACCAGTGTAGACCAAATGCTTTGTCAGCTGTCATGCAAAAATTCACTACAAATCAAATTAAGGCTGTTTCGGAAATTGGATTAAGTTGGTTGTTATCTTTACCTATGCAAACTTCTAAGTTAGATACAACATTATTTCCCTAG
- the LOC130470350 gene encoding uncharacterized protein produces MGELVDGGEMFKRIFVMFAFFVFLAPIANRTVDLDLVKVLEDVDEIKNLDWSEYVHERLCRAIRKYKTSGCLGNVGGCVWVLQFVYFHRLQFRGIAESCSLPLMKHWFGTKIHERLVLEKDSTCFGSGILNTVTYPVCQKLGFEDGFAKICGRDTCDNDAANDDENHIRFIIPDGQLSNSVIQSIATDAIHAEYLRMKRNLEIVSNFHLKQLEAKLAVKRRSSPLLSDDDLDPRYYAMMQELAEMVLSVQSMPGGLENITCDAKPSAIPRDVSPNEKIQEVLHQINVNEIGNETAVQCDEPRIVDAITDPTQQTNAGATLEVMYNQTYLSIRLHLFQVLNLFQVLPLFQVMKLLQKN; encoded by the exons ATGGGTGAATTAGTGGATGGTGGAGAAATGTTCAAGCGAATATTTGTGATGTTTGCATTCTTTGTTTTCTTAGCTCCTATAGCTAATAGGACTGTTGATTTGGatttagttaaagttcttgaGGATGTAGATGAAATAAAGAATCTTGATTGGAGTGAATATGTCCATGAGAGACTTTGTCGAGCTATTAGGAAGTATAAAACTTCAGGCTGCCTGGGTAATGTTGGTGGTTGCGTATGGGTTTTACAATTTGTCTATTTCCATCGCCTTCAATTTAGGGGCATTGCAGAGAGTTGTAGTCTTCCGTTGATGAAGCATTGGTTTGGTACCAAAATTCACGAAAGGCTTGTTTTGGAAAAGGATTCAACTTGCTTTGGTAGTGGTATATTAAATACGGTGACCTACCCTGTTTGTCAAAAGTTGGGTTTTGAAGATGGTTTTGCCAAGATTTGTGGTAGGGATACATGCGATAATGATGCTGCCAATGATGATGAGAACCATATACGGTTCATCATTCCTGATGGTCAATTGTCAAATTCAGTAATTCAATCAATTGCAACTGAT GCAATCCATGCGGAGTATTTGAGAATGAAGAGGAACTTGGAAATTGTTTCAAATTTCCATTTGAAACAACTTGAAGCTAAATTAGCAGTGAAACGCCGCTCATCTCCATTGCTATCggatgatgatttggatccaAGGTATTATGCCATGATGCAAGAATTGGCTGAGATGGTACTTTCAGTTCAGTCTATGCCAGGAGGTTTGGAGAATATAACTTGTGATGCAAAACCTTCTGCTATACCTCGAGATGTTAGTCCAAATGAAAAGATTCAAGAAGTTCTTCATCAAATTAATGTCAACGAAATCGGTAACGAGACTGCTGTACAGTGTGATGAACCTCGTATTGTTGATGCTATCACTGATCCAACTCAGCAGACCAATGCAG GCGCAACTCTGGAGGTTATGTACAACCAAACTTATCTGAGCATCCGGTTGCACCTCTTCCAAGTGTTGAACCTCTTCCAAGTGTTGCCCCTCTTTCAAGTCATGAAACTGCTTCAAAAGAATTAA
- the LOC110805623 gene encoding protein FAR1-RELATED SEQUENCE 5-like has protein sequence MENLIRSVIQSTQRIQVPVEPDIQDATMEDVLNNCIENNALAEEREEEELTNEIEAEEQHIISDSKEPDQDIVGTLMGYTAEAVEELLGFYEKHASAIGFSIRIGNTRFKVGTRIVLEKTFLCSAAGVTNNGKNKKKKVQTVVPVVPKKERKPRQVPITRTRCRACLRVKMNSEGRYAVVNHVIIHNHELTRSQWHYLHRSERKITEEKGEAIETMQKFGLSSTTSFNYMEIEAGGEENLGHSKKDHLNYCTRLKMKQIGGDAQAVTDIIFGALKRDPNFKKTFNYCLYKCVTVVEFETNWRSMLQTYELIGEEWFTNVYDLREKWCPALSKDFFSAGILSSQRSESTNHSIGFIANRTTSLTDFYRLFKGTIQRWRSTEKQAEFTCSESVASSALSLSGLLKHASEAYEGNTQFYVVSIDEEPWSAQRVTYIHESQTVSCTCKNFEASGWLCYHCIRILHLHLVNQIPKQYIKKRWTNSGKSSVWNKLENENPEEVQYTPWRQTMARKYYNLVLKSQSNEETRTLMEDGYAASVSLVDELLASLNLSNTEDASTTQTSATAAPETSTTRAPETNTTPTGTHDTTASDTSVQQAATSSEPATNTSTEPPMVLDPAHCTTKGRNKRPRGPLEKKKKGKTTASPTTNFGTITPNLRLF, from the exons ATGGAAAACctaattcgaagtgtgattcaatcaactcaaaGAATTCAAGTTCCGGTTGAACCTGATATTCAAGATGCAACAATGGAGGACGTTCTCAACAATTGTATAGAAAACAATGCTTTGGCAGAGGAACGTGAAGAAGAAGAGTTAACTAACGAAATCGAAGCTGAAGAACAACATATTATTTCTGATTCTAAAG AACCGGATCAAGATATTGTTGGAACGCTGATGGGTTACACTGCCGAAGCAGTGGAGGAACTTCTAGGTTTCTACGAAAAACATGCTAGTGCGATTGGATTTTCCATAAGGATAGGAAACACGAGATTCAAAGTTGGGACAAGAATCGTGCTTGAAAAGACATTTCTTTGTTCAGCAGCAGGAGTAACAAACAAtggaaagaacaaaaagaaaaaagtgcaAACAGTTGTTCCTGTAGTgcccaaaaaagagagaaaaccaAGGCAAGTTCCAATCACAAGAACTCGATGTAGGGCATGCTTGAGAGTGAAAATGAATTCTGAAGGCAGATATGCGGTTGTTAATCACGTGATAATTCACAACCATGAATTAACTAGAAGTCAATGGCACTACTTGCATAGATCTGAAAGGAAAATAACGGAAGAGAAGGGGGAGGCAATTGAAACTATGCAAAAATTCG GTCTGTCATCCACGACTTCTTTTAACTACATGGAAATTGAAGCTGGAGGTGAAGAAAATTTAGGGCACTCGAAGAAAGACCATCTAAATTACTGCACAAggttaaaaatgaagcaaatagGAGGTGATGCACAAGCAGTAACTGACATAAT ATTTGGGGCATTGAAACGAGATCCAAATTTTAAGAAGACATTCAACTATTGCTTGTATAAGTGTGTCACAGTAGTTGAATTTGAAACCAATTGGAGATCAATGCTGCAAACATATGAGCTGATAGGGGAAGAGTGGTTTACAAATGTATACGATTTGAGAGAAAAATGGTGCCCTGCCCTTAGCAAAGACTTCTTTTCAGCTGGGATTTTGTCTTCACAACGAAGTGAAAGCACTAATCACTCCATCGGGTTTATAGCAAACAGAACAACAAGTTTAACTGATTTCTATAGATTGTTCAAAGGAACAATACAGCGTTGGAGAAGTACAGAAAAGCAAGCTGAATTCACTTGTAGTGAATCAGTTGCATCCTCGGCTTTATCACTATCTGGATtgctaaaacatgcatcagaa gcatATGAAg GTAATACTCAGTTCTATGTTGTGTCCATTGATGAAGAACCTTGGTCTGCACAGAGAGTAACATACATCCACGAGAGCCAGACAGTATCATGTACGTGTAAAAACTTTGAAGCTTCGGGATGGTTGTGCTACCACTGCATTAGGATATTGCACCTTCATTTGGTTAACCAGATTCCAAAACAGTACATCAAAAAGAGGTGGACAAACTCTGGCAAGTCATCGGTTTGGAACAAATTAGAAAATGAAAATCCGGAAGAGGTGCAGTATACACCTTGGCGCCAAACCATGGCTAGGAAATACTACAACCTCGTCTTGAAAAGCCAGTCAAATGAGGAGACAAGAACCCTTATGGAGGATGGTTATGCCGCTAGTGTGTCTCTGGTTGATGAACTTCTGGCATCATTAAATCTTTCAAATACTGAAGATGCTTCAACCACACAAACAAGCGCAACAGCAGCACCCGAAACAAGCACAACACGAGCACCAGAAACAAACACAACACCAACAG GTACTCATGACACAACAGCAAGTGATACAAGTGTACAACAAGCTGCAACAAGTTCTGAACCTGCAACAAACACATCAACTGAACCTCCTATGGTGTTGGATCCTGCACATTGCACAACAAAAGGAAGGAACAAAAGACCACGAGGACCGcttgagaaaaagaaaaagggaaaaacTACAGCGTCTCCAACAACAAACTTTGGAACAATAACTCCAAATTTGAGATTATTTTGA